AACAGACGCATCAAGGAGCTATTTGCGTGGAGTGGTGAAGCCGGAGGCATGGTAGGACCAGATGCATCATGTTTCCCTGTAACCCGAATAGGGCCGCCGATAGTAGTATTGCCGCAATGATCATAAGATCGAAGATGAAAAGTGTCGTGATGCGCACATTTAGCAGGATTGTCAGAAGCGGACCCTGCACAGCTTGACTGGGGTCCGGGTATGGCGCTTGGATGGCCGTTTAAACTGGAAGACTTCGATATCGGTCTACCTCTAGGATTATTATCCATTCGAGCAGTACAAAGTTCGGGCACACAATCTAGGTGACCTGGTCCTGTAGGTGACCCCGGGTTTCTGGGTTGACGGCAGGAGTTCGACAGATCTTGTGCTTCTGCGAGGAGGTCTTGACCTACGTCGCCCTCATCTGTGCGCCATTCCCATCCAACTCCGGGTATTTCTTGAATGCGATTTATGATGGTCTGGGCACGATTGAACTCTGCTCTGATTGTGCTAACTCCTCCCTCAGTGACTGTAGCCGCGATATTATGCTCATGCTCAAAAGGGTCTTCTATGGCAAGTAGAAATCTGAGTCGATTTCCGTTGCGATCAGTCTTGGCGGTGTGCCAACCCTTCTCGTCTTTTGGAATGATACCATCTTGGGTCCGAATTGAAATTGCATTGTTGGCCCAGTGGAAGCTACCCTGTGGTGAGCCGCTTCCTCGGGTTCCATAGTATGCAAAGAAACCGCGGAGAAGTTCGCCAACAGATTGCTGATTACCAGAAAGCCTATTGCGCTTGGAGATTGCCCTGAGTTCAGACTCATCATTCAAGAAACGAACATCATATCCATTTATGTTTGTGGCCTCCACGTGCCCGGGGAATGATCGCGGCACCGCCTGAAGATTAGGTACCAGCGGTGGATTGGCAACATTCATGAGGTAATGTATGGCCATGAGAATGTATCCGTATGAGCACATGGTTCCACGGTATGGGTCATTGATCTTCCGAGCTCTTACCCACATTTTCACAAAGACACCAATGAGGCGTACCCTCTCATCACAAAGGGCATAGCAACGGAGCAGCTCTGTGTTGTATAGAGGCATGCTTCCAGAGAAATTGATATCGCAACGAATACCAAGCCCTGCCTGCGAAAACCCAAAATAATCTGTTTTATGGCGGGAACGCAGTGTATCAGACAAACACCAAGCATTCTGGTTCGAATAATAAGAGCCGGTGTGATAACCGGGCTGATGGTTATATGGTTGATGCGTTTTTGGGATTTGACGTCTTTCGCGCTCTCCTACCATTATATCCAAGAATTCTTGAGAAGGTTTCTCACACAATTTGATTATAGGGGTCATAGTATCCGGCAGCAAGTAAGCACCGAATCCAGCATCTAGGAACGCACTTTCGAGAATCTGCGAACACTCTTTTTCAAGTTCTTTGGGAAAAGATGACTGATGCATTCTCACCATCAGGTCAAGGTCAGTATTGGGTAGAATGAATCCATTGCGTAAACTGCCGAAGCACTTGAGATCAATGGCTTTAGGTCCCACAGTATAGCCATGTTTTAGGGCATACTTTTCTAGTGCCTCCTGTGCAACCTTTGTAAGTATAACTCGCAGGTTTTCTTTGGCTTGCAGTTCATTGTGAAGGGAACCTGGTGTAGGGATCCGTGAAGCCAAGCTGTCCAGATAGTTGATTTGGATTTGCTTCTTGCGGTGAGGATCGGACTGCTGGTCACCAAAACGTGTTTTAGGGGCATGAGCATAGGTGTATCCAGAGCCAGCTGCAGTGATACGTGGAACTGTCACGTGGTCATCTCGAGAATCCAATTTGCCACAGCGAATATCAAGCGTATTGCAACTTCCTTGAGAGGTTATCGCTTTCAAAGAACCCACCCTGGTGGTTTTATCTTCGAGCGCCTTTTGATTATGGGAAATCAATTGCGCACTGGCATGGCTCAACATTTCATGGACGTGAAATGGGAGGCGCCCTATTTCAGATACTCCCGTATCAGTAGTACTGGTTGCAGGCTCGAAAAGGTTTGAAGCATGAGATGATTGATGCCTCGAACCCTTCGTCGATGAGTATCGATCCGAGAGTCCTGCCATATTGACGGACAGCCCGTTACTTAAGCCGCAGTAAGGGATGTTGAGAAAACAGTAGCCAAAAATGGACAAGGAAATATTTAATTGATAGAAAGCATCTTCAAGTGCTATCTTGGGGATGTGTCAAGAAGCCTGATCAGGGAACCATGGCATATTGTCAAGTAAATagtggaagaaaagaaaaataaaaagaatcGAAAGAACATAATTATTATTATATTCTAACAAAGAGCTAACACATGATTTTGCAGCTGAAGAGTGAATATGTTCAAGTATCACCAGTAATAGTGGAATGAATGGAATGGATGTACTTTGCACTCTGTAGTAGTGCTTACCTAATCAAAGCTCCAACGTTAGTTAACTGCGGAATAGTTATTGGGATGCGCAACCTCTCTCATCTCTCAACTTGACATAAAAACCATATCTAAGGAGtcgccttctttttctttttcttttacaTTGTCGCGCCAGTTTCCTGATCGAATATCTTCTGTTGATAATGAACTCTATTTCCAGTCTCTGATATCTTTCCAACTCCCCTATATCATAGCGAAACAACTTATATACTATGTCTGCGCCTACAAATCAGTCGGACAATCGGCTTCCAACAGGTCCAAATGGAGCTCGTCCGATGAAGATACGGCGTCCAAAGATGGCCGACCCGTTAGTGCGACCGAAGAAAAAACCTGCGTCAAGACCAGCTGCTCCTACGCCATCGGTACATGCAACAGCTTCCAAATCGTTGCCACCCCGGCCCGCTGCCCAGCCAATCGCTTCAGTTCCTGCGAGAGACGACTTGTCAACGAACGGCTTCAGTGGTCCTTTACTATCTGAAACGTATGTGGACTATCCATTAGTGACAACAAAGCGAGCGTTGCGCGAAGGTTTGAAACACCATGTCGCGAGGTTTGCTTCGAAGAAAAACATAGATCCTCGAGATGAATCGCAGTTCACTCGTCCCGTACGACTTCAGCGTCGGGATCCTCGTGCCAAAACCCATGCAACGAACGAAGAGAAGTCTCAAAACTCCGAGAAGTTTCTAGACTCTCAACAAATGGACGAAGCAGAACGTGAAGAGTTGGAGGCCAAAAAAGCTGCTCGCGAGAAGGAACGCGCCGAGAACCTTGCCCAGATTGCCCCATCTGCCGGATCAGCACCGAAGCGGGCGAATATACCGAAACAGAAGACCCAGCAGGTTTACAAGGCAGAGATGACACCCGAAGAAATTGCCAGAACGCGGATCAAATACGAGGAAGCTTTGCCCTGGCATCTGGAGGACTTTGATAACAAGAACACCTGGGTAGGGAACTACGAGGCCGCTCTGTCAGAGACACACGCGATATTCGTACTTGAGAACACAGGAAAGATGAGAATGATTCCAGTGGAGAAATGGTACAAGTTTAATGTCAAAAACCAATTCAAGGCGTTAACGATCGAGGAGGCCGAGAAGTTTATGGCGAAGAAAATCAAGGATCCGCGATGGTTCATGGAAAAGCAACAAGAACaggcagaaaagaaagaactgGAAAGCTTTGCAAAACAGCGTAAAGTTTACGCCGGAAAGCAGAGCACTCCAGGTGGTGGGGAAGGCCTGGAAGCAGATGAAATGGATTTTGAGGAGGATAGGTTTGCGGACGACGAAGAGCATGATGATCTCTTTaatgaagacgaggaggCAAAGACAGCCGAGAAGCGGATCAAGCAGGATCAGTTGAAGGCCAACGTCTTCGATCTCAAAGATGAGAGGGACtacgaagaggaggagcgtagggagaggaaggaaaaagaggCTAGACGTGTGCAAGGAAAAGGCGTTCGGAAAGCGCTCAaaaagagggagaagaattATGATTATAGTAGTGGTTCCGATGTGAACCCATACTCCGACGATGAggtatgttttctttttatcGCCATTGCAGACAATTTTTCACTGACGCTATGACCTCACTCTACTAGAGCTCTGATGAAAGTGAGGAAGAGCGggcaaaggaagaagaacggaaagctgaagaggaaagaaacaagaaggAATCATCGACCAAGGGCGGTAGCACGCCCTCAGGCCGCCCTAAACATACGAACCCCTTGAAGAAAGGAACAGCCACGCAACCTCGGAAACGATTGGGATCCCCTAATGCTTCGGATGCAAGTGGCACGGATACATCTCGCAAGAACACGAAGAGTAAACACCCTTCGACCAAACAACCTACACCGCAACCGGGTTCTCGCCCACTTTCTCCCGCCGCACCATCTTCCGCACCGGTAAGTTCTCACTGAACCATACCCAATATGCTGGGGAAGACCATTGACCTTACCCTCACAGGCTGGAAAGAAACGCGTAAGAAATGTACCTGGCGGTGGTGCAGGATCTATCAGCGATGTTGATGGGGGCGCAGCTTCTGGAGGAGAAATGAGCGAGAGTGGGAAGGCGAAGAAGTTAAAACTTAATCCCCCTACAGCCGCTTCTCAGACCGGTACACCCCAAGGGTCCAGAGCAGCCAGTCCAACGGCTATAGGAAGTCGAGGTTTCACGGGCAGTCGTGCTAGTAGCCCCGAGGGAGGAGTGCCGATGAGAGGCAAGTTTTCCTTTCCCCATTCCTATTTCCTTTCTTTACGGCGCCAGCTTTAAGGAAATTTTGTACTGACATTATATCGACACAGGCCAAACTCGAGTATCTACTCCAGTCCCTTCTGGCAATCAAGGCTTCCCGACACCGGTAGAAATCCATGCTGCCATCCCCGCGTCCGGTATTCTTAGCAGTGACCTGCTAAAGATTTTCCGTCCTCGGATCGGTGAATCCAAGGAAAATCATCGGAGATTCATTGCTATTGTCAAAGACGTGAGTGTCTACGGCAAAGAAGATAGGCTGTTGCGGCCTGGGAGTCTGAGAGACAATTAAAACTGGACCGGAAAGTTCCTATACACAGTAAATTGCAACAAGCACCTGGAACCCAGTTTGAATGCAACGGGCCAGAATAAGGATTTGTGATTAGCATCTGCTAGAAAATGTCAAGAACATGTTGACAATATAATATATACAGTAGCAACTGGTCATTGACCAGTGTTATAAGTTACCTAGAATATTTGGAAGAATTAAAGATTATTCTAAAAGATCAATTGGTGATCGATTCAAGGCATGACCAGCCTCATTACATTAATCAGACAAACATGATTCATTATCTATAACCGTTAAAGTCTAACAGGATTTTGAACAAAACAGCAATATGAAGAACATATCAACATATAGAACCAGCAGCGCTATTCTTTTTTAGAAACACAGTACAGAAACTAAATTAGGGTATTTGGGCATGGTCTCTAAGCAGTTGTGTTACCCTCGGTATCCTGTTCATACTTCTCCCAGTTCGCCAAGATATGAGCGATCCTGGGGGAGTTGGTGAGACGGTAAACATCCTCGAAGTACTCTTTGGTGATTTCAAACGGACGAGCAGTGACATTGGGGATGTACTTTCCGATCAACTTGCTGGGATCGATTGTGGTCTTGTTGATCTTCTTGAGAAGGAAGGACCGGAAGGGCTTGACACCAGAACGCAAGAAGGTGCTGTGGAAGGGCACGTCAATTCCCCGAAGGGGAATTGTAGCAAATCCACGCTCAAGTGCAACCGGCCTGGGCTTGGATTCGGTCTGCTTCTGGCATTCTTGGATGATCTTCACCAAGTGAGCCTTGACATCCTCCAAAGACATGCTCTGCATAAGAGCTGGGATGTCAATGTTCTGAGCCTTCAGGTAGTTGAGAACGTTGGTAAGGCAGTCGAGCGCACGGAGCTAAGATTAATCATTAGCGAAACTTGCCATGGAAGGAGATTTAAgaggtaaaaaaaaaagaaaaaagaaaaacttaCATCACCGGCAGCGACATACTGCATGTTAGCAACGTTGTAGTTGACAATTTCCAGAAGCCAACCAGTCTGCTCCGAGATGTTTCCGACCACGTACTGCAACGCTTGCTCGGTGAAGGTCTTGGAGATACGGCTAGGGTTGACAGCGCACATCGAGTAGTTAGAGCGGCCCTGCTCGTCACGCTCGACAGCCACCTGCATTGTCAAACCACGGTAGAACACCACGGAAACCAAGCTCTCAATGGGCATAACATCAGCAAGGGCAGCAAGCGCAGAGTATTCACCAAGCGAGTGACCAGCAAAGCTGCTGTCCCTCTGGACGAGACCCTTAGAGCGCATGTCTTCAAAACTTGCCTTTTCCATCAGCGTCAAAGCAGGTTGCGTGAACTGAGTGGCCGAGAGGAGACCAGCAGGCGAACGGTACGTGTAAGAGGCGGTGTTCTCGTCAATCCCCTTGAAGATCTTCTCGGACTTGATGGAGCCATCTGCGTTCACGGACTCGAAGGTCATCGCCATGTAGTTCTGACGAATGGCCTTACCACGGGGACCGCCAAAGTAGACAGTCAACTCCTTGGGGTTATTCTTGACAATGTCAATAATGGAAAGACCGTAGTTCTCCAGGAAATGGCGATCCGCGCGGTCCCAGACTTCTCTGGCAACCGGACTGTTGTTGTACAGCTCCATACCCATTCCCTGCTCCTGCGAACCCTGGCCAGTGAATACGTACGAGGTGGCAGGTTGTTCGACCTCAGCTTCACCCAGGAGAACCTTGTCCTCGGTCTCTTTGTTGCTCGTCtcgaccttaatgatcttgCGACCCGCAATCATACCGACGTGCTGCAGCTTGACGGTGAGCACATCGTTGGGAAGAACCATGCCGACCAGTGAGACATGAAAACCGCGAACACGGCCGATGTTGTTCTCTGCGGCCCAGGTTTCCACGAAGCTACGGACAGCAGCACTGGAGTACATGCCATGCGTGATCGTACCGGGCAGGTTGGCGTAGCTGGCAAAGACACGCGAGACGTGGATAGGATTGTAATCCCCAGAAACTCGCGCGTAGGTTTCGTTCGAGGCCGGGGCGCGCAGAACAAGAGGGGTCTTTCCGCTCAGAGGGATAGGGTTCTCAAAGTAGACGGGCTGCTCGATAGACGTGCCGTTTCGCTCGAGATAGTCAATGACGGGGTTTCCGTGGGAATCTCCAGCCTCGTAATCCACGGAAGCCACCTGAATGACTTCCTTGGTCGGAAGCTCCAGAAGGACCTGACCGATTGTTTGGACGTGGCTGAAGACAGACTTGTTCTTGAACCGGATTAGACTCTGCAGACGGAAGGTCAAGGTCTGGCCGAGGAGTTCAACGTCCGGCTCGTCCAGACGGAACCATTCCTTGGAGCGGAGGATGGCGACATCCCGACTAGTGTTCAGATGAACTTGCATCGGCACCTCATCCTTGCGCTGGAAGGTGTTTTCGAAGTCCAGATACGCCCCGCGGTACAGGAACTGACTGGTGACATGCATGATCGGCTGGCTGTCCCGCATGATGGTGCCGCAAACCTCCACCATCTTTCCAGAGTCTTGGTTGATGACGGCGTTGATCTGAGCAGTAGTGTCCAGAACATCACCGACCTTCAGAGGCTGCGCGCCAGGCACCATCTTGAAGCCGTTCGACAGATGGACCAGTTTCAGCAGATCTCCGTCAATGGTGCGAGGGAAGATGGGCTTCGTGATGGCCTGCCATCCTGCGACGATGGCAAAGTCCATCGGAGCAAAGACTTCCTTGCCCGGACGGTCGACGAATGCTTCACCAGTGTTGCCGACGGCATGGACAAAGTCGGCAACGGCCTGAGAGGTGATAGTTGTACGGCCACCAGAGAATGTCGCCGTGATGGGGGTGTCGAACGGAACGTCTTTGTTGCCGAACCAAACGCGGTAGTAGAATTCCTTGATGCGGTCGTTGCGGTCACCCATGACCTCACGGATGGGGGCATAGCCGGCCTCCGGGTGGTAGGTGAAGAGGAAGGTAAGAGGCACCACGCCGTTCTCAGCCGTCCGTGGCTCGAGCAAGGTCAAGCTGATCTGTTTCTGCTCGTTCATCTTCGCCTCCACCGTAGTGACGAGCTTGCCCGACTGGCTGGGCTCCTGTACACTGATGGTCGTCTGGGACAGATCGGTGGGACTGGTGATCTCAACGTACATCCCAGGAGTGGGAGCAGCGATCCGCTTCATGGGGTTCGTCTGGAAACGGTGGCCTTGAACAAACACATCCGCCTGGAAAAGGGCGTGGCGCCAAGAGTACGAGTCGCCTGCCAGGAGACGCAGCCAATGGTCAAGCTCCGGCAGGTTGGCCGTGGGGGCCGAGGACAACCGATACGTGATCTTGCCCGCATCCTCAGAAATTGTGAGGCCGTCAGCGTCTGGTTCGTCCGAGTCGTGAAGCTGCCCGCCCAGGTACTCGATGATGGGGACCTGGGCCTCATCACCGCCGTATACATCCTTGACCAAGCCCGCAATGTGGCCCTGGTGGATACCATTCAAAAGGTCCTGGACCGGTTCGTCGACGACAGTGGAAAAACGGGCTGCCATCGGGCCTTGTAAGATACACGTTCTGCCGACGTCCTGGTCGACGACGGCTTCCAGATCTTCACTCTGCCACAGTGAGTCCTTCTTGAACCAGTACTCAAAATTCTCATCCAACGAAGGCACAAAGGGCACCGGTTTCTGACCGCGACGCTGGCAGAGCAGCAGAAAGTGGTGCACATCCTGGGCGTTGATGAGCTGCGTCGCCGCCTCGGGGTATGCGGCCAGGATGTTGTCCACAGCCGGGTAGGGAGTGTCGAGTTCCGAGTAGCTCTGAAGCAACGACGGCTTGCCATCGGCCGAGGTGAAGCGTTCTTCCACCCGGCGAATGAAGTCGCCTGTCAACCGCTTGAGAGAGTGGTCGATCCAGCGGGACTCGTGCTTAACATACATCAGGTCCACCATCCGGTGCACAACCTCGGCGTAGGTCATGTCCTCAAGGTCGACGGCCTGGCCGGCGGCATTGCGGCCAAACCAGACCTTCTGGAAGTCGTCGTTCAACTTCTTGATGATGTAGTTCCGCTGCTTCTTCAGCTCCGGCACGCGTTTCGCCTTGTCGAGCTTGAAGATCTTCTGATCCATCTCGTGCCAGAACAAGACACCGCGGGTGGCCAGCTTGTGAATCGGCTCGCCCATTTCGGACAGGACAGTGACCACGCCACCGGCCGGGCCCTTGTAGGTCTTCTCCCAGTCCTGGTCGTCGAGACCGGGGGCGTCGGCAATCGCCTTCTTCGCATTCTTGGAGGTGTGCGCTTCCTTGGCGGTCATCATGCGGCTTCCAAACAGACAGCCGTCAAACGGCATGGGCGGGTAGCCGAAACGCGACGACCAGGTTCCAGACAAGTAAGGGTAGGTGTCCTCCGAGCCACCGAAACCACTGCCCGCAACCAAGACAATGTTCTCACATCTCCGGATGCGGGTGTACATTTGCAGGATGGGCTGGTGGAAATCTTCAAACGAGTGGTGACCTCCACCACGGCCACCGGTCCACTGCATAATGATGGGGAACTTAGGGTTAGCCTTGGCGATGTTGATGACCTGCTGAATGGCGTCGACGGAGCCAGGCTTGAAGGCGATATGCTTGATGCCCAGCGTTTCGATGTACTCGTTGGCAACCTCGATGGAGGGCACACCGGCGCCGATGGTGAGACCTTCGATGGGCACGCCGTCCGCGCGTAACCGCCCGATCAAGGGTATCTGCCAGGCCATGGCACGGGGGTTCACGTAGATCAGGTTAACAGTGATACCCCGTCCCGGCGGGATTTCCTTCTCAATCTTGGAGATGGCGGCAGTCATGGACTGGGCGTTGTAGTAGCCACCACCAGCCAGTTCGATGTGATAACCAGCCTTCATGGTGGCCGCCACAAAGTCCCAAGGCACCGTTGTGGGAGTCATACCGGCCACCATGATGGGAGGAATGCCCAGCAAGCGGCTCATCTTGGTGTCGACAAAAGTCTGGCCGGCAGCGTTCTTGACCAGACGGGGGCCAAATTCCTTAACCCAGTCAATAGCGTACTGGACGGCATGCTCATCCCGGTCAAACAACTCGGGCTTGTAGCCGACCTCGCCATTGGTACCATCGATGGCGCCGGCCAGGATGACCCGCACGCCTGTTCCGTCCTTGTTGCGGTTGGTAAGAACGCCCAGGCCTGAGATGCCACCAGGACCAAAGTCGACAATATGTGTGGCATTGGGGAAGACAGTGGCCTGTTCCCAATCGACGGGATCGTGAGTGATCATGCGAACCAAGGCCGGAACGACGTCGTTGTCGGCGCCAGAGTTCCGGAGGTCCTCACCGGTGCGGGTGCCGTAGACGGGAATAGCGAG
This region of Aspergillus chevalieri M1 DNA, chromosome 4, nearly complete sequence genomic DNA includes:
- a CDS encoding uncharacterized protein (COG:D;~EggNog:ENOG410PJJC;~InterPro:IPR002058,IPR043519;~PFAM:PF03828), translated to MAGLSDRYSSTKGSRHQSSHASNLFEPATSTTDTGVSEIGRLPFHVHEMLSHASAQLISHNQKALEDKTTRVGSLKAITSQGSCNTLDIRCGKLDSRDDHVTVPRITAAGSGYTYAHAPKTRFGDQQSDPHRKKQIQINYLDSLASRIPTPGSLHNELQAKENLRVILTKVAQEALEKYALKHGYTVGPKAIDLKCFGSLRNGFILPNTDLDLMVRMHQSSFPKELEKECSQILESAFLDAGFGAYLLPDTMTPIIKLCEKPSQEFLDIMVGERERRQIPKTHQPYNHQPGYHTGSYYSNQNAWCLSDTLRSRHKTDYFGFSQAGLGIRCDINFSGSMPLYNTELLRCYALCDERVRLIGVFVKMWVRARKINDPYRGTMCSYGYILMAIHYLMNVANPPLVPNLQAVPRSFPGHVEATNINGYDVRFLNDESELRAISKRNRLSGNQQSVGELLRGFFAYYGTRGSGSPQGSFHWANNAISIRTQDGIIPKDEKGWHTAKTDRNGNRLRFLLAIEDPFEHEHNIAATVTEGGVSTIRAEFNRAQTIINRIQEIPGVGWEWRTDEGDVGQDLLAEAQDLSNSCRQPRNPGSPTGPGHLDCVPELCTARMDNNPRGRPISKSSSLNGHPSAIPGPQSSCAGSASDNPAKCAHHDTFHLRSYDHCGNTTIGGPIRVTGKHDASGPTMPPASPLHANSSLMRLLVSSITDDEQTVQEFRQPAGLATEVTPDPKYRQGAQDINFWGARLQSPDRFLASPSQAKIMGSSSSGFVIDGHKPIVQISEGAPKVQQLTVPHTSRFRGVSLDLRQFHGPGVIRDRRAASKHGPTDFLNPSPNDNVAVASDTESACQVDDLGKSELLANLPFGG
- the FAS1 gene encoding tetrafunctional fatty acid synthase subunit FAS1 (COG:I;~EggNog:ENOG410Q0WA;~InterPro:IPR032088,IPR003965,IPR041099,IPR039569, IPR001227,IPR014043,IPR002539,IPR040883,IPR016452, IPR016035,IPR029069,IPR013785,IPR013565;~PFAM:PF17951,PF16073,PF13452,PF17828,PF01575, PF08354,PF00698;~go_component: GO:0005835 - fatty acid synthase complex [Evidence IEA];~go_function: GO:0003824 - catalytic activity [Evidence IEA];~go_function: GO:0004312 - fatty acid synthase activity [Evidence IEA];~go_function: GO:0004313 - [acyl-carrier-protein] S-acetyltransferase activity [Evidence IEA];~go_function: GO:0004314 - [acyl-carrier-protein] S-malonyltransferase activity [Evidence IEA];~go_function: GO:0004317 - 3-hydroxypalmitoyl-[acyl-carrier-protein] dehydratase activity [Evidence IEA];~go_function: GO:0004318 - enoyl-[acyl-carrier-protein] reductase (NADH) activity [Evidence IEA];~go_function: GO:0016740 - transferase activity [Evidence IEA];~go_process: GO:0006633 - fatty acid biosynthetic process [Evidence IEA];~go_process: GO:0055114 - oxidation-reduction process [Evidence IEA]), whose amino-acid sequence is MYGTAPQTGINTPRSSQSLRPLILSHGSLEFSFLVPTSIHFHASQLKDSFTASLPEPTDELAQDDEPSSVAELVARYIGHVAHEVEEGEDDAQGTYLEVLKLGLNEFERAFMRGNDVHAVAAALPGISAKRVAVVQAYYAGRAAAGRPTKPYDSALFRAASEEKASIYSVFGGQGNIEEYFDELREIYITYPSFVEELINPAAELLQSLSREPEASKLYPKGLDIMRWLQDRDSQPDTDYLVAAPVSLPLIGLVQLAHYMVTCKVLGREPGEVLERFSGTTGHSQGVITAAAIASATSWDSFHKASRDALTMLFWIGLRSQQAYPRTSIAPSVLQDSIENGEGNPTPMLSIRDLPKSAVQEHIDATNQHLPADRHISISLVNSARNFVVTGPPLSLYGLNLRLRKVKAPTGLDQNRVPFTQRKVRFVNRFLPITAPFHSQYLSSAYDRILEDLNAAAIQIPGKSLAIPVYGTRTGEDLRNSGADNDVVPALVRMITHDPVDWEQATVFPNATHIVDFGPGGISGLGVLTNRNKDGTGVRVILAGAIDGTNGEVGYKPELFDRDEHAVQYAIDWVKEFGPRLVKNAAGQTFVDTKMSRLLGIPPIMVAGMTPTTVPWDFVAATMKAGYHIELAGGGYYNAQSMTAAISKIEKEIPPGRGITVNLIYVNPRAMAWQIPLIGRLRADGVPIEGLTIGAGVPSIEVANEYIETLGIKHIAFKPGSVDAIQQVINIAKANPKFPIIMQWTGGRGGGHHSFEDFHQPILQMYTRIRRCENIVLVAGSGFGGSEDTYPYLSGTWSSRFGYPPMPFDGCLFGSRMMTAKEAHTSKNAKKAIADAPGLDDQDWEKTYKGPAGGVVTVLSEMGEPIHKLATRGVLFWHEMDQKIFKLDKAKRVPELKKQRNYIIKKLNDDFQKVWFGRNAAGQAVDLEDMTYAEVVHRMVDLMYVKHESRWIDHSLKRLTGDFIRRVEERFTSADGKPSLLQSYSELDTPYPAVDNILAAYPEAATQLINAQDVHHFLLLCQRRGQKPVPFVPSLDENFEYWFKKDSLWQSEDLEAVVDQDVGRTCILQGPMAARFSTVVDEPVQDLLNGIHQGHIAGLVKDVYGGDEAQVPIIEYLGGQLHDSDEPDADGLTISEDAGKITYRLSSAPTANLPELDHWLRLLAGDSYSWRHALFQADVFVQGHRFQTNPMKRIAAPTPGMYVEITSPTDLSQTTISVQEPSQSGKLVTTVEAKMNEQKQISLTLLEPRTAENGVVPLTFLFTYHPEAGYAPIREVMGDRNDRIKEFYYRVWFGNKDVPFDTPITATFSGGRTTITSQAVADFVHAVGNTGEAFVDRPGKEVFAPMDFAIVAGWQAITKPIFPRTIDGDLLKLVHLSNGFKMVPGAQPLKVGDVLDTTAQINAVINQDSGKMVEVCGTIMRDSQPIMHVTSQFLYRGAYLDFENTFQRKDEVPMQVHLNTSRDVAILRSKEWFRLDEPDVELLGQTLTFRLQSLIRFKNKSVFSHVQTIGQVLLELPTKEVIQVASVDYEAGDSHGNPVIDYLERNGTSIEQPVYFENPIPLSGKTPLVLRAPASNETYARVSGDYNPIHVSRVFASYANLPGTITHGMYSSAAVRSFVETWAAENNIGRVRGFHVSLVGMVLPNDVLTVKLQHVGMIAGRKIIKVETSNKETEDKVLLGEAEVEQPATSYVFTGQGSQEQGMGMELYNNSPVAREVWDRADRHFLENYGLSIIDIVKNNPKELTVYFGGPRGKAIRQNYMAMTFESVNADGSIKSEKIFKGIDENTASYTYRSPAGLLSATQFTQPALTLMEKASFEDMRSKGLVQRDSSFAGHSLGEYSALAALADVMPIESLVSVVFYRGLTMQVAVERDEQGRSNYSMCAVNPSRISKTFTEQALQYVVGNISEQTGWLLEIVNYNVANMQYVAAGDLRALDCLTNVLNYLKAQNIDIPALMQSMSLEDVKAHLVKIIQECQKQTESKPRPVALERGFATIPLRGIDVPFHSTFLRSGVKPFRSFLLKKINKTTIDPSKLIGKYIPNVTARPFEITKEYFEDVYRLTNSPRIAHILANWEKYEQDTEGNTTA
- a CDS encoding transcription factor IIF subunit TFG1 (COG:K;~EggNog:ENOG410PJN7;~InterPro:IPR008851,IPR011039;~PFAM:PF05793;~go_component: GO:0005634 - nucleus [Evidence IEA];~go_function: GO:0003677 - DNA binding [Evidence IEA];~go_process: GO:0006367 - transcription initiation from RNA polymerase II promoter [Evidence IEA];~go_process: GO:0032968 - positive regulation of transcription elongation from RNA polymerase II promoter [Evidence IEA]); its protein translation is MSAPTNQSDNRLPTGPNGARPMKIRRPKMADPLVRPKKKPASRPAAPTPSVHATASKSLPPRPAAQPIASVPARDDLSTNGFSGPLLSETYVDYPLVTTKRALREGLKHHVARFASKKNIDPRDESQFTRPVRLQRRDPRAKTHATNEEKSQNSEKFLDSQQMDEAEREELEAKKAAREKERAENLAQIAPSAGSAPKRANIPKQKTQQVYKAEMTPEEIARTRIKYEEALPWHLEDFDNKNTWVGNYEAALSETHAIFVLENTGKMRMIPVEKWYKFNVKNQFKALTIEEAEKFMAKKIKDPRWFMEKQQEQAEKKELESFAKQRKVYAGKQSTPGGGEGLEADEMDFEEDRFADDEEHDDLFNEDEEAKTAEKRIKQDQLKANVFDLKDERDYEEEERRERKEKEARRVQGKGVRKALKKREKNYDYSSGSDVNPYSDDESSDESEEERAKEEERKAEEERNKKESSTKGGSTPSGRPKHTNPLKKGTATQPRKRLGSPNASDASGTDTSRKNTKSKHPSTKQPTPQPGSRPLSPAAPSSAPAGKKRVRNVPGGGAGSISDVDGGAASGGEMSESGKAKKLKLNPPTAASQTGTPQGSRAASPTAIGSRGFTGSRASSPEGGVPMRGQTRVSTPVPSGNQGFPTPVEIHAAIPASGILSSDLLKIFRPRIGESKENHRRFIAIVKDVSVYGKEDRLLRPGSLRDN